In Gouania willdenowi chromosome 15, fGouWil2.1, whole genome shotgun sequence, one DNA window encodes the following:
- the LOC114477072 gene encoding glutathione S-transferase omega-1-like: protein MSTEKSFAKGSAAPGPVPEGSIRLYSMRFCPFAQRTRLVLNAKGIKYDTININLKDKPDWYLEKNPFGLVPTLETPAGEVIYESTITCDYLDEVYPKKLLPSSPYEKAQQKMLLEHFSKIVPYFYKIPAGKKNGDDVSGLEAELKEKFSNLNERLRKKKSKFFGGDCITMIDYMMWPFFERLEVFDLAHCLDGTPELKKWTESMMEDPGVKASMLSVDKYKAFFKTYVDGKPDYDLDL from the exons ATGTCGACTGAGAAGAGTTTTGCAAAAG GTAGTGCTGCCCCTGGTCCAGTGCCTGAAGGCTCCATTAGGCTTTACAGCATGAGATTCTGTCCCTTTGCTCAGAGGACCAGATTGGTGCTGAATGCCAAaggaataaa GTATGACACCATTAACATCAACCTGAAAGACAAGCCCGACTGGTATCTTGAGAAGAATCCTTTCGGTCTAGTTCCAACTCTGGAGACACCTGCTGGTGAGGTGATATACGAGTCTACCATCACCTGTGACTACCTGGATGAGGTTTACCCTAAGAAACTACTTCCTTCCTCTCCCTATGAGAAAGCTCAACAGAAGATGCTACTGGAACATTTTTCCAAG ATTGTACCATACTTTTACAAGATACCAGCGGGGAAAAAGAATGGAGATGACGTCTCTGGATTGGAAGCTGAACTGAAAGAGAAGTTCAGCAACCTGAATGAG CGCCTGCGTAAGAAGAAGAGCAAATTCTTCGGTGGTGATTGCATCACAATGATTGATTACATGATGTGGCCGTTTTTCGAGAGACTGGAGGTCTTTGACCTGGCACA CTGTCTGGATGGAACTCCTGAGCTGAAAAAATGGACAGAGTCCATGATGGAAGACCCAGGAGTCAAAGCCTCCATGCTCAGTGTGGACAAATATAAGGCCTTCTTTAAGACCTACGTCGATGGGAAACCTGACTACGACTTAGACCTGTAG